The following are from one region of the Acanthopagrus latus isolate v.2019 chromosome 2, fAcaLat1.1, whole genome shotgun sequence genome:
- the LOC119004475 gene encoding protein KIAA0100-like isoform X1 — translation MSLLLISFLGILLLGIVVLWVIFRWLISTLAVRFFHTALNADLKIKSVGLFSVQGVSIQFQPQHTLEIDRIWISSKLLNQDLPRYLALCVGETRVRFDLQAPLSPLVKKSHGEKSGKITVSPTTLRFLSQLLSFHISSINVMVLNIALSESLWHMTVTGITLLLDHQSKRLAWDFSVGQLSSKVLKSSQMDICLAEVALSLLLSGDVSLPEMKPGCLSLNVRTLIAELHEGLFLSQLLVPPSPEKSIQDASECENTEFIQTETVERFHQLIPQKVNVEFDNTNVTLSMHSQKRHLNWTLKSLKVCYGRDDEQLPLKSFTPELSFPQSSLELLLEDGLLLSQSRQRILCVNTLKTTLQVTSMDIAGSFTVNTCIIHYRHQEFSHWLNLFPWEQLIHRKAAHRKSPLDYLPTLLFLRRLPHLDAPVMINSSVSNVNVSVQLGDTTPFALGFLSASAELLHLLDIKDDTESPESQNVHQRASLSLDNFWWRVGQGSHIQQAPHPPGKHVWGEALILDSLSLQGSFNRPHMESSSHSPSLSVETNLRGLQVELSETCALCLSRLLSLICVPRDTGPQLSDVASVSPSSDDAVRPTPSSQLHLLFKLDCCLEDVNVFTLSNLAGAVSLRMDTVSVLGTAESSTVSLQGVSLSAIKTLTENMESCCPASETPNPVLKLTTIALTYHITTHTLQVQCEEDFTVEWTPPDHMVLYQHLTEAQACWRMLCGEKDEDSPVKPPESEIRSGHSRVLCVRVELGSPRLTAHVSKQNYILLHTESLSVSKHAGSLRMRSPSLIFNFDGHNIVTFKDLDVEMHEELTEMQLHRDVFPFLTTPHNRVWVLTCPSMAVEFPYQYNFSSTFDMAISVQKWLKTLHRSQSKDTTIQHLPPDLVFKISQFSFVFLDDIFEIKLRDNYELMKDESKESAKRLQLLDKKVADLRKQHGELLPARKIEELYSSLEKKHIEIYIQRSRRLYANTPMRKSLLTWTVSDLELVVLADQSLHGPERVREQLRDIDGISPFPRDGLPLVVQWCRAVKFKLTAYLVRIRDYPRYLFEIRDWKLSGRLIGTEQDGQVRAHRRAVVPLGPPWGDVTVHRNMPPLKFYYDFKSNINLYTIVWGPCWDPAWTLIGQSVDLLTKPTVDPSPPLAWWDKSRLLLHGRWVMDIDQANLHQLATEDPYNTTENLHWEWNKLNFDWNPGQFVFKGDLDVNVRTASKYDDICFLHLPNLCMTLDLQWLCHGNPHDHHAVMLCCAENVADVTSGQPHDSYRAFRSENLNLSITMDLNQHCGTEASQPRILLYSSTLRWMQNFWATWTGVSRPICRGKLFHSLRPVRKKLGQHYKQMSYTAAFPLLQVHYWASFAQQRGIQVECNRGHVFTRGAQRLIPQAGTVMRRLISEWNVTQMVSELSQVTVHLMASTWDETADHQINAQVKKTHLLSLSSLSYQRQSNRMEEEVNQKDETNASYTHKLRLVDLRASWTTTNRNIAFGLYDGYKKASVLKRNLSTEALKGLRIDTQLQAKKLKRSPSNYSPTTAPTTPVMPTVSRAEKSQNEGTSMLQKLIEETDKFVVFSEEDSGVSDQLCGIAACQTDDVYNRNWFIELVNCQMMLRGTETAGCVLVSAAKAQLLQCEHHPAWYSDTLKQKTTWTCLLDGMQYFATMEPNPSEQEDRQLWLEVKNIEEHRQRNLDSVLELMESGQAVGGMVSTTTDWNQPAQVNEAQQVQRIISRCSCRMHYISYSHDINPEVATQIKPPELRNNHEKEDLLKKQAGAVDTFTLIHHDLEISTNPVQYAMILDIVNNLLLHVEPRRKEHSEKKQRVRFQLEISSNPEEQRSSILHLQEAVRQHLAQIRRLEKQIYSNIRAQLEELSGDELMEINTRLQNQLNQEKNDMQMKSEELNILIRCFKDFQLQRANKLELRKPPEDVSVVRRTEIYFAQARWCLTEEDGQLGIAELELQRFMYSKLNKSDDTAEHLLELGWFTMNNLLPNAAYKVVLRPQSNCQSGRQFALRIFSKVRPPVGGISVKEHFEVNVVPLTIQLMYQFFKRMMGFFFPGRNVEEEEVTDEEDKFRLVTTGIPVKARQSSEDTMGAMGPSKGVTQGLNRTAGVRRSFRKAPEHPVDDIDKMKERAAMNNSFIYIKIPQVPLCVSYKGEKSSVDWKDLNLVLPCLEYHNNTWTWLDFAMAVKRDSRKALVAQMIKEKLRLKPASGSDLRGKASEGKSDNSLQQQEEDEKARLLIGLSSADKSSSKKSIFSRRK, via the exons ATGTCTCTCTTGTTGATTTCCTTCCTTGGAATTCTCCTGCTTGGGATTGTGGTGTTATGGGTCATTTTCAG GTGGCTCATATCTACCCTGGCTGTGCGATTCTTCCATACAGCGCTGAATGCTGATCTAAAGATCAAATCAGTAGGCCTGTTTTCTGTCCAGGGAGTTAGTATCCAGTTTCAGCCCCAACATACGCTG GAAATTGACAGAATATGGATTTCAAGTAAACTTCTGAACCAGGATTTGCC GAGATACCTGGCGTTATGTGTCGGCGAAACCAGAGTTAGGTTTGACCTGCAAGCACCACTCAGCCCTCTGGTGAAGAAGAGCCATGGGGAGAAGTCTGGGAAGATTACAGTCAGCCCCACGACGTTGCGCTTTCTGTCACAA ctgctgtcattcCACATCAGCTCGATCAATGTGATGGTGCTGAACATCGCACTGTCAGAGTCTCTGTGGCACATGACTGTTACAGGCATCACCTTGTTACTCGACCACCAGAGTAAAAG GCTGGCGTGGGACTTCTCAGTCGGGCAGCTCAGCAGTAAAGTGCTTAAAAGCAGCCAGATG GATATATGTTTGGCTGAAGTGGCCCTGagcctgctgctgtctggagATGTGAGCCTGCCAGAGATGAAGCCGGGCTGTTTGTCCCTGAATGTGAGGACGCTTATAGCAGAGCTGCATGAGGGACTATTTCTCAGCCAACTCCTGGTGCCTCCGTCTCCTGAAAAGAGCATTCAAGATGCATCAG AGTGTGAAAACACTGAGTTCATCCAGACTGAGACTGTGGAACGGTTCCATCAGCTGATTCCCCAGAAGGTCAACGTGGAATTTGATAACACAAATGTAACCCTGTCCATGCACAGCCAAAAAAG ACACCTGAACTGGACCCTGAAGTCTTTAAAAGTTTGCTATGGACGTGACGATGAGCAGCTTCCTCTTAAAAGCTTCACTCCTGAGCTGAGCTTTCCCCAGAGCAGCCTGGAGCTCCTTCTAGAGG ATGGACTTCTCCTCTCACAAAGTCGGCAAAGGATCCTTTGTGTGAACACACTGAAGACAACgctgcag GTTACGTCGATGGACATCGCAGGGTCATTCACAGTCAACACTTGCATCATTCACTACCGTCACCAGGAGTTCTCTCATTGGCTAAATCTATTTCCATGGGAACAGCTAATCCATCGGAAGGCAGCTCACAGAAAAAG TCCATTAGATTACTTGCCCACCCTCCTTTTCCTCAGGCGCCTCCCTCACCTGGATGCTCCCGTGATGATCAACTCCTCTGTGTCCAACGTCAACGTGAGCGTTCAGCTGGGAGACACGACGCCTTTTGCTCTTGGTTTCCTGTCTGCCAGCGCAG AACTGCTGCATCTCCTTGACATTAAAGATGACACAGAGAGCCCAGAATCCCAGAACGTGCACCAGCGTGCCTCACTGTCCCTGGACAACTTCTGGTGGAGAGTGGGTCAGGGCTCTCATATCCAACAAGCACCCCACCCTCCTGGCAAACACGTGTGGGGAGAGGCGCTAATTTTAGACTCGCTCAGTCTTCAG GGCAGTTTCAACCGACCCCACATGGAGTCGAGCAGCCATTCTCCCAGTTTGAGCGTGGAGACAAACCTGAGAGGGCTCCAAGTGGAGCTTTCAGAAACATGTGCACTGTGTCTGTCTCGCCTGCTGTCCCTCATCTGTGTTCCTCGTGACACGGGGCCACAGCTGTCAGACGTGGCCTCGGTGTCTCCCTCTAGTGACGATGCCGTCCGGCCCACcccctcctcacagcttcacctGCTGTTCAAACTGGACTGCTGTCTGGAGGATGTTAATGTGTTCACACTGTCAAATCTGGCAG GAGCCGTGTCCTTGCGGATGGACACTGTCAGTGTGCTGGGCACTGCAGAGAGCTCCACAGTCTCTCTTCAAGGTGTCAGCTTGTCAGCAATCAAAACACTCACAGAGAACATGGAGTCATGTTGCCCCGCCTCTGAAACCCCCAACCCTGTGCTTAAACTCACCACGATAGCCTTGACCTACCACATCACCACCCACACCTTACAG GTTCAATGTGAAGAGGATTTCACAGTTGAATGGACGCCACCGGACCACATGGTGTTATATCAGCACCTGACTGAAGCTCAGGCTTGTTGGCGCATGCTTTGTGGAGAGAAAGACGAGGACAGTCCGGTCAAACCTCCAGAGAGTGAAATCCGTTCAGGCCACAGCAGAGTGCTGTGTGTGCGCGTTGAACTGGGCAGCCCTCGTCTGACAGCCCATGTTAGCAAACAGAACTACATCCTCCTGCACACTGAGTCCCTCTCAGTATCCAAGCATGCCGGTTCCCTTCGCATGCGATCTCCCTCCTTGATCTTCAACTTCGACGGCCACAACATCGTCACTTTTAAAGATCTAGATGTTGAAATGCACGAAGAGCTGACCGAGATGCAGCTGCACAGAGACGTCTTCCCCTTCCTCACCACTCCTCACAACCGTGTCTGGGTCCTCACTTGCCCCTCTATGGCAGTTGAGTTTCCTTACCAGTACAATTTCTCCAGCACCTTTGACATGGCCATCAGTGTGCAGAAGTGGCTGAAGACCCTGCATCGCTCCCAAAGCAAAGACACTACCATCCAACACCTGCCTCCGGATCTCGTGTTCAAGATCAGCCAGTTCTCGTTTGTCTTCTTGGATGACATCTTTGAAATCAAGCTGCGAGACAACTACGAGCTCATGAAGGACGAGAGTAAGGAAAGTGCAAAGCGTCTTCAGCTCCTGGATAAGAAGGTGGCAGATCTGCGCAAGCAGCACGGAGAACTTCTCCCTGCCAGAAAGATCGAAGAGCTGTATAGTTCTTTGGAGAAGAAGCACATTGAGATCTACATCCAGCGCTCACGCCGCCTCTATGCCAACACACCTATGAGGAAGTCCCTGCTGACCTGGACCGTGTCAGACTTGGAGCTGGTGGTCCTGGCTGATCAGTCCCTTCATGGACCAGAAAGGGTGAGAGAGCAGCTGAGGGACATTGACGGGATCAGTCCTTTCCCCAGAGACGGACTCCCTCTGGTGGTCCAGTGGTGCCGTGCTGTCAAGTTTAAACTGACTGCATATTTGG TGAGAATTCGGGATTACCCCCGATACCTGTTTGAGATCCGTGACTGGAAGTTGTCAGGACGTCTGATCGGGACCGAGCAGGACGGACAGGTCAGAGCTCATCGCAGAGCGGTTGTACCACTTGGTCCACCGTGGGGAGACGTGACGGTCCACAGGAACATGCCACCACTCAAGTTCTACTATGATTTCAAAT CTAACATAAATCTGTACACTATTGTGTGGGGGCCGTGTTGGGACCCTGCCTGGACTCTGATTGGCCAGTCTGTTGACCTGCTGACCAAACCCACAGTTGACCCCTCACCTCCTCTGGCCTGGTGGGACAAAAGTCGTCTCCTTCTGCACGGACGCTGGGTGATGGACATCGATCAGGCCAATCTTCATCAGCTGGCTACTGAG GACCCTTACAACACTACTGAAAACCTGCACTGGGAGTGGAATAAGCTGAACTTTGACTGGAACCCAGGGCAGTTTGTCTTTAAAGGAGATTTGGATGTAAATGTGAGGACAGCATCAAA GTATGATGATATCTGTTTTCTACACCTGCCCAACCTGTGTATGACCCTCGACCTCCAATGGCTTTGCCATGGCAACCCCCATGACCACCACGCTGTAATGCTCTGCTGTGCGGAGAACGTTGCAGATGTGACCTCAGGACAACCTCATGACTCCTACAGAGCCTTTCGCTCTGAGAACCTCAACCTCTCCATCACCATGGACCTTAACCAGCACTGTGGCACAG aagcCTCACAGCCCAGAATCCTGCTGTACAGCAGCACCCTGCGTTGGATGCAGAACTTTTGGGCGACTTGGACGGGAGTATCTCGTCCAATCTGCAGAGGCAAGCTCTTCCACAGCCTGAGGCCGGTCCGCAAGAAGCTGGGTCAGCACTACAAACAGATGTCCTACACAGCTGCCTTCCCACTACTACAA GTGCATTACTGGGCCTCATTCGCCCAACAGAGAGGTATACAAGTGGAGTGCAACAGAGGCCACGTCTTCACTCGAGGGGCGCAGAGACTTATCCCACAAG cTGGCACTGTGATGAGGAGGCTGATCTCTGAGTGGAATGTGACTCAGATGGTGAGTGAGCTCTCTCAGGTGACAGTTCACCTGATGGCCTCCACCTGGGACGAGACAGCTGACCACCAGATCAACGCTCAGGTGAAGAAGACTCACCTGCTCAGCCTGTCCTCCCTGAGCTACCAGCGGCAGAGCAACCGCATGGAGGAG GAGGTGAACCAGAAGGATGAGACGAATGCCTCTTACACTCACAAACTGCGCCTGGTGGACCTGCGTGCTTCCTGGACCACCACTAACAGGAACATTGCCTTTGGGCTGTATGACGGTTATAAAAAGGCATCTGTGCTGAAGAGAAATCTCTCCACTGAAGCGTTGAAGGGGCTGAGGATCGACACGCAGCTGCAGGCCAAGAAGCTCAAACGCTCCCCTTCAAACTACTCTCCCACCACGGCCCCGACCACACCAGTCATGCCCACAGTCAGTCGAgcagaaaaaagtcaaaatgaag gAACATCGATGCTCCAGAAACTGATTGAGGAAACAGACAAGTTTGTGGTGTTTTCAGAGGAGGACTCAGGTGTCAGCGACCAGCTGTGTGGTATCGCAGCCTGTCAGACCGATGATGTCTACAACCGCAACTGGTTTATCGAGCTGGTCAACTGTCAG aTGATGCTGCGGGGCACAGAAACCGCCGGCTGCGTGCTTGTGTCAGCAGCAAAggctcagctgcttcagtgtgaGCACCACCCAGCCTGGTACAGCGACACCCTGAAGCAGAAGACCACCTGGACCTGCCTGCTGGATGGCATGCAGTACTTCGCCACCATGGAGCCAAATCCATCTGAGCAAGAGGACAGACAGTTGTGGCTGGAG GTGAAAAACATAGAGGAGCACAGGCAGCGTAACCTGGACTCAGTcctggagctgatggagagcGGCCAGGCTGTGGGAGGAATGGTCAGCACCACTACAG ACTGGAACCAACCAGCACAGGTGAACGAGGCTCAGCAGGTTCAGCGTATCATCTCACGTTGTAGCTGCCGGATGCACTACATCAGCTACAGTCACGACATCAACCCAGAGGTGGCCACACAGATCAAACCGCCCGAGCTGAGGAATAATCATGAGAAAGAGGATCTGCTTAAAAAACAGGCCG GAGCTGTGGACACCTTCACCCTCATTCATCATGACCTGGAGATTTCCACTAACCCGGTCCAGTACGCCATGATCCTGGACATCGTCAACAACCTGTTGTTACACGTGGAGCCCAGACGCAAG gagcacagtgagaagaaGCAGCGAGTGCGTTTCCAGCTGGAGATTTCTAGTAACCCTGAGGAGCAGCGCAGCAGCATCCTTCACCTCCAGGAGGCAGTCAGACAGCACCTGGCCCAGATCCGACGCCTTGAGAAACAGATTTACTCCAACATCAGA GCACAACTTGAGGAGCTGAGCGGTGATGAACTGATGGAGATCAACACCAGACTGCAGAACCAGCTGAACCAGGAGAAGAATGACATGCAGATGAAGAGTGAAGAGCTCAACATTCTCATCAG GTGTTTTAAGGACTTCCAGCTGCAACGGGCAAACAAGCTGGAGCTGCGTAAGCCTCCAGAGGATGTGAGTGTGGTGAGGAGGACAGAGATCTATTTCGCCCAGGCTCGCTGGTGTTTGACCGAAGAGGACGGGCAGCTCGGCATCGCTGAGTTGGAGCTGCAGAGGTTCATGTACAGTAAA CTCAACAAGTCTGATGACACAGCAGAGCATCTTCTGGAGTTAGGGTGGTTCACAATGAACAACCTGCTGCCCAATGCTGCATACAAG GTGGTCCTTCGTCCTCAAAGTAACTGCCAGTCCGGACGCCAGTTCGCTTTGCGCATCTTCAGTAAAGTGCGCCCCCCTGTGGGAGGAATCTCTGTTAAGGAGCACTTTGAG GTGAATGTGGTGCCTCTCACCATCCAGCTGATGTACCAGTTCTTCAAGAGGATGATGGGATTCTTCTTCCCAGGAAGAAAcgttgaggaggaggaggtgacagaCGAGGAAGACAAGTTCAGATTGGTTACCACGG GTATCCCTGTCAAAGCCCGGCAGTCGTCAGAGGACACCATGGGCGCGATGGGCCCCAGCAAAGGTGTCACCCAGGGACTGAACCGCACTGCTGGGGTCAGGAGGTCGTTTAGGAAAGCTCCAGAG CATCCTGTTGATGACATCGATAAGATGAAGGAGCGAGCTGCTATGAACAACTCCTTCATCTACATCAAGATTCCCCAGGTGCCCCTCTGTGTCAGCTATAAG GGAGAGAAGAGTAGTGTGGACTGGAAGGACCTGAACCTGGTTCTGCCCTGTTTGGAGTACCACAACAACACCTGGACGTGGCTCGACTTCGCCATGGCTGTGAAGAGGGACAGTCGGAAAGCACTCGTGGCGCAG ATGATAAAGGAGAAGCTGCGTCTGAAGCCAGCATCAGGCTCAGACCTGCGGGGCAAAGCGTCTGAAGGGAAGTCTGAcaacagcctgcagcagcaggaggaagacgagAAGGCTCGGCTCCTCATCGGCCTCAGCTCCGCAGACAAGAGCTCCAGCAAGAAGAGCATCTTCAGCCGACGCAAGTGA